In Lentibacillus amyloliquefaciens, one DNA window encodes the following:
- a CDS encoding metallophosphoesterase family protein: MKLKSLGIITIAITVILITTNFFNSSVQGKTNENEKLQFNSDGKYRIVQFNDIQDDEDIDPRTIELMNTVLDKQKPDLAILNGDMLNADLETPEEVKQAIKTIAQPMEDRGVQWAVTFGNHDEDHTPKTGLDEKEMLEIYMSYEHNVNKPGSKDITGTGNTNLVINNSKNTKPAFNIWLFDSGRYAPEEISGQDFEGYQTWDWLRHDQVQWYNETSKKMEQTTGHKVPSLAFMHIPLPEFKYMWYASPSEETEESHAKAVEKHNIKGEKNECVCTGPFNSGMFAAMLERGDVKGVFSGHDHINTYIGDYYGIKLGYAGSVGFGAYGLGGEENHRLRGARVFHLDENADDVIVDTEMVFAKDYEIQ, translated from the coding sequence ATGAAATTAAAATCTCTAGGTATTATTACCATCGCTATTACCGTTATCTTAATCACAACAAATTTTTTCAATTCTTCCGTTCAAGGGAAAACAAATGAAAATGAAAAACTACAATTCAATTCTGATGGGAAGTATAGAATCGTACAGTTTAATGACATTCAAGATGATGAGGATATCGATCCCCGGACGATAGAATTAATGAATACAGTACTTGATAAGCAGAAGCCTGATTTGGCCATATTAAATGGCGACATGCTTAATGCTGATCTGGAAACACCGGAGGAGGTGAAGCAGGCCATAAAGACCATTGCCCAACCGATGGAAGACAGAGGGGTACAATGGGCAGTAACCTTCGGCAACCATGATGAGGACCATACACCGAAGACCGGATTAGATGAAAAAGAAATGCTTGAAATCTATATGTCTTATGAACATAATGTCAATAAGCCTGGATCAAAAGATATTACCGGAACAGGAAATACAAACCTTGTTATCAATAATTCCAAAAATACAAAGCCGGCATTTAATATTTGGCTGTTTGACAGCGGAAGATATGCACCAGAGGAAATTTCAGGGCAAGATTTTGAAGGTTACCAAACTTGGGATTGGCTCCGCCACGATCAAGTTCAGTGGTATAATGAAACTTCTAAAAAGATGGAGCAAACAACCGGACATAAGGTTCCTTCATTAGCATTCATGCATATTCCTCTCCCCGAATTTAAATATATGTGGTATGCTAGCCCATCTGAAGAAACAGAAGAAAGCCACGCAAAAGCTGTGGAAAAACATAATATCAAAGGTGAAAAGAATGAGTGTGTTTGTACTGGTCCATTTAACAGCGGAATGTTTGCAGCTATGCTGGAGAGAGGCGATGTAAAAGGTGTGTTTTCTGGCCATGATCATATCAATACCTATATTGGTGACTATTATGGAATCAAATTAGGCTATGCAGGAAGCGTAGGGTTTGGAGCCTATGGCCTTGGCGGCGAAGAAAATCACAGATTACGTGGTGCCCGGGTATTCCACTTAGATGAAAATGCAGATGATGTAATTGTTGACACCGAAATGGTTTTTGCTAAAGACTATGAAATACAGTAG
- a CDS encoding four-helix bundle copper-binding protein yields MGVLSSSPTHMDQCIDECLKCARACEECTTACLQEPDVQARIMCIQHLNDCSDMCFQAATYMARNSMSAAEFCKLCATHCEACATECEKFKDPHCQECAAICRSCANACRQMAS; encoded by the coding sequence ATGGGAGTACTTTCAAGTTCCCCAACACATATGGATCAATGTATCGATGAATGCTTAAAATGCGCTCGTGCTTGTGAAGAGTGTACGACAGCATGTTTGCAGGAACCAGATGTTCAAGCACGTATTATGTGTATCCAACATTTAAATGATTGTTCAGACATGTGTTTTCAAGCTGCAACATACATGGCCAGGAATAGCATGAGCGCAGCAGAATTTTGCAAACTCTGTGCTACTCATTGTGAAGCGTGTGCAACAGAGTGCGAAAAATTCAAGGATCCCCATTGTCAGGAATGTGCAGCTATTTGTCGTTCTTGTGCGAATGCATGCAGACAGATGGCTTCTTAA
- a CDS encoding YdhK family protein, which translates to MKKKHLIIGLLALLTTMVLAACGGNEESDPNDNTNTETESHENNEEGSNDQPGHEGMNHSSSGEVLDELEDAENPTYEMGSQAIIETDHMEGMNGAEATIDGAYDTTAYTVTYTPTNGDEPVENHKWVIHEELENPEEATLEPGTEVTINASHMEGMDGVTAEIDDANETTVYMVSYTSTNGGEKVSNHKWVTESELSPVE; encoded by the coding sequence ATGAAAAAAAAGCATTTAATAATTGGGTTGCTTGCTTTACTTACAACTATGGTTTTAGCAGCTTGTGGTGGAAATGAAGAATCGGATCCAAATGATAATACCAATACGGAGACTGAATCCCACGAAAATAATGAAGAAGGTTCTAATGACCAACCAGGTCACGAAGGAATGAATCATTCCAGCTCGGGTGAGGTTCTTGATGAGCTGGAAGATGCAGAGAACCCAACCTATGAAATGGGAAGTCAGGCGATAATTGAAACTGACCATATGGAAGGTATGAATGGTGCTGAAGCAACCATCGACGGTGCCTATGATACCACGGCATATACGGTTACCTATACGCCAACGAATGGCGATGAACCAGTAGAAAACCATAAGTGGGTTATTCATGAAGAATTGGAAAACCCCGAGGAGGCAACACTGGAGCCAGGTACAGAAGTTACTATTAACGCTTCCCATATGGAAGGCATGGATGGTGTCACCGCTGAGATTGACGATGCTAACGAAACTACTGTGTATATGGTTAGCTACACTTCAACGAATGGCGGCGAAAAAGTCTCAAACCATAAATGGGTAACAGAAAGTGAGCTTTCTCCTGTTGAATAA
- a CDS encoding four-helix bundle copper-binding protein, which yields MSHHQVLKTVQNCEAVCEYTEYSILQMKDSSHRREQLRLLRDCADICTLTTKYIARCSYYAKSIASLCAQICEVCGNHCLQHPDEQSQRCGQICLHCAQECRAFAMSA from the coding sequence ATGTCACATCATCAAGTTTTAAAAACTGTTCAAAATTGTGAAGCTGTTTGTGAATATACGGAGTATTCGATTCTACAAATGAAAGATTCAAGCCATAGAAGAGAGCAATTAAGATTACTAAGAGATTGTGCTGATATCTGTACATTAACTACAAAGTATATTGCACGTTGTAGTTATTATGCAAAATCCATTGCCTCATTATGCGCACAAATTTGTGAAGTATGTGGAAATCATTGTTTACAACATCCTGATGAACAATCACAAAGATGTGGTCAAATTTGCTTGCATTGTGCTCAAGAATGCCGCGCCTTTGCAATGTCTGCATAA
- a CDS encoding DUF3221 domain-containing protein yields the protein MDKKIKFTVFAIVLIGLLSACSSSNGDKTEGNETKETFTGTIEKITDQNVAIVTIEEGKILKSGREVSVNLSVANDTTFQIGDKIRVGYDGKVRESYPLGINTTFVELIN from the coding sequence TTGGATAAAAAAATTAAATTTACTGTCTTCGCAATTGTATTAATCGGCTTATTATCTGCGTGTAGTTCCTCTAATGGCGACAAAACAGAAGGTAATGAAACAAAAGAAACTTTTACAGGAACCATTGAAAAGATAACGGACCAAAATGTTGCTATTGTAACTATAGAAGAGGGCAAAATACTTAAATCAGGACGAGAAGTGAGTGTGAATCTTTCGGTTGCCAATGATACAACATTTCAAATTGGCGATAAGATTAGAGTCGGATATGATGGTAAGGTTAGAGAAAGCTATCCACTTGGAATTAATACAACTTTTGTAGAATTGATTAATTGA
- a CDS encoding zeta toxin family protein — translation MHTHQPIFFVFAGNNGSGKSTFRNLIIDKIGVDINIDADAIARRLDSENPEAKKVAAGKEVIKSVNEYIKEGKDFSIETTLAGKNALRQISKAKEYGYEVTMFYIALNDVNQNIERIAMRVKNGGHHIPTEDILRRDKTSFKHLYECAPIIDNLILIDNSKDDGEIILEINDGKITFEVNQLPDWALSLWQQFQKKPPTEL, via the coding sequence ATGCATACGCATCAGCCAATATTCTTTGTGTTTGCAGGTAATAACGGTAGTGGAAAAAGCACTTTTCGCAATTTGATTATCGACAAAATTGGTGTTGATATCAACATTGATGCCGATGCTATTGCACGACGGTTAGATTCGGAAAATCCGGAGGCAAAAAAGGTTGCTGCAGGGAAAGAAGTCATTAAATCGGTTAATGAATATATCAAAGAAGGTAAAGATTTTTCTATTGAAACAACACTTGCTGGAAAAAATGCACTTAGACAAATAAGCAAAGCCAAAGAATATGGTTATGAAGTGACAATGTTTTACATTGCACTCAATGACGTTAATCAAAATATTGAAAGGATTGCAATGAGAGTAAAAAATGGCGGTCATCATATCCCAACTGAAGATATTCTCAGAAGGGATAAAACTTCATTTAAACACCTTTATGAATGTGCTCCTATTATCGATAACCTTATTCTAATTGACAACAGTAAAGACGATGGAGAAATTATATTAGAAATAAATGATGGTAAAATAACTTTTGAAGTTAATCAGCTACCTGATTGGGCGCTTTCTTTATGGCAACAATTTCAAAAAAAACCACCAACAGAACTATAA
- a CDS encoding disulfide bond formation protein DsbD, whose amino-acid sequence MGKKFLNVSGWILLLGMVALWIRFGYTDWQLLLLPATYLCFSIGDGKIKKLKSLSVSQTIILVSSFIISVAIAFGLIQLANYLIHDVFHLQGILKTMSEWLAVILSLFPAVIAFSSVINKIDDSLKEKYNDPHTKASEYDGLKMEANKMLKSMTKMQTIKALRKRYGLSLVDAKNIVDSVK is encoded by the coding sequence ATGGGTAAAAAATTTTTAAACGTAAGTGGTTGGATTTTACTTTTGGGTATGGTTGCTTTATGGATTAGGTTCGGATATACGGATTGGCAGTTATTATTATTACCTGCAACTTATCTTTGTTTTTCGATTGGTGATGGCAAGATTAAAAAACTGAAGTCGCTGTCGGTATCTCAAACCATAATACTTGTGTCTTCGTTTATCATATCCGTTGCCATTGCATTCGGACTTATCCAACTTGCTAATTATCTGATTCATGATGTTTTTCATCTTCAAGGGATCCTTAAAACTATGAGTGAATGGCTTGCTGTAATTCTCTCATTATTCCCTGCTGTAATTGCATTTAGCAGCGTAATCAATAAAATAGACGATAGTTTAAAGGAAAAATATAATGATCCGCACACCAAGGCTTCCGAATATGATGGCTTGAAGATGGAAGCCAATAAAATGTTGAAATCCATGACAAAGATGCAGACGATTAAAGCATTAAGAAAGAGATATGGCTTATCTTTGGTAGATGCAAAAAATATCGTGGATTCAGTAAAATAG